A genome region from Maridesulfovibrio salexigens DSM 2638 includes the following:
- a CDS encoding APC family permease, with product MSQEKLELEKSMSPAQVWALALGSIVGWGCFVLPGDMFLPQAGILGTLIGFGVGAFLICFVAISYSYMIKYAPVAGGAFAYAYVGFGPSAAFVCGWALVLGYIAIIGIDVAALALIFRFLFPGVFEFGALYSIAGWQVYTGEVILMTFATLLFGWMNYRGNSFAGKFQVMLTFLLTLGIVSLFTGSASLETAEVGNLLPLFAEHRSMISCVLIIFAISPFLFAGFDTVPQAAEEFTFEPSYARNIMIIAILCGFVLYALVTLAVGVAIPVPEMLAKMDAMRAAGGTAWATGEVAAMAFGKLGAVVLACAVMGAVCTGINGFYIATSRLLLSMSRAGIMPSWFGDIHPKYRTPYKAILFTIAIVLLTPFAGRSVIVWIVDMSSVGTGIGYLFSCLAARRVILGSTGVDQRSLKLFCCGMGTLASVLCIVLLLIPGSPAYISEASRWCMVVWVAMGVFFYFSNRSAWAELPEVQMRRNVLGSDDIPVFYKGAAQGQPQTVSE from the coding sequence ATGTCACAAGAAAAACTGGAATTAGAAAAATCAATGTCGCCCGCTCAGGTATGGGCACTGGCACTGGGGTCAATCGTAGGTTGGGGGTGTTTTGTTCTCCCCGGTGATATGTTCCTTCCGCAGGCCGGTATTCTGGGTACCCTGATCGGCTTTGGTGTCGGCGCATTCCTTATTTGTTTCGTAGCAATCAGCTATAGCTATATGATTAAGTATGCCCCTGTTGCCGGCGGTGCTTTTGCATATGCTTATGTCGGCTTTGGACCGTCTGCGGCTTTTGTCTGCGGGTGGGCACTTGTGCTCGGGTATATAGCCATCATCGGCATTGACGTTGCCGCGCTTGCTCTAATTTTCCGTTTCCTTTTTCCAGGGGTCTTTGAGTTTGGGGCCTTGTATTCCATCGCCGGGTGGCAGGTATACACAGGCGAAGTAATTCTTATGACTTTCGCAACTTTACTTTTCGGTTGGATGAACTACCGTGGTAACAGCTTTGCGGGTAAGTTTCAGGTTATGCTGACTTTCCTGCTTACTCTCGGTATTGTTTCCCTTTTCACAGGTTCCGCTTCCCTTGAAACTGCAGAAGTCGGCAACCTGCTCCCGCTTTTTGCCGAGCACCGTTCCATGATTTCATGTGTGCTGATCATTTTTGCAATTTCCCCCTTTCTTTTTGCTGGATTTGATACTGTTCCGCAGGCTGCTGAAGAATTCACCTTCGAGCCTTCCTACGCACGTAATATCATGATCATTGCGATTCTGTGCGGTTTCGTTCTTTATGCTCTGGTTACCCTTGCTGTAGGTGTTGCCATTCCTGTTCCTGAAATGCTGGCTAAGATGGATGCCATGCGCGCTGCCGGAGGTACTGCATGGGCCACAGGTGAAGTTGCGGCTATGGCTTTCGGTAAGCTTGGTGCTGTAGTTCTGGCCTGTGCGGTTATGGGCGCGGTTTGTACCGGGATTAACGGTTTCTACATCGCTACCTCCCGTCTGTTGCTGAGTATGTCTCGCGCAGGCATCATGCCTTCCTGGTTTGGCGATATCCATCCCAAGTACCGCACACCCTACAAAGCAATCCTGTTCACCATCGCCATCGTACTGCTCACTCCTTTTGCCGGACGTTCCGTTATTGTCTGGATTGTTGATATGAGTTCCGTTGGTACCGGTATCGGTTACCTGTTCTCCTGCCTTGCTGCACGCCGCGTAATCCTCGGTTCTACCGGTGTTGACCAGCGTTCTTTGAAGCTGTTCTGCTGCGGCATGGGAACCCTTGCTTCCGTACTCTGCATCGTTTTGCTGCTTATCCCCGGATCCCCGGCTTATATCAGTGAAGCTTCCCGTTGGTGCATGGTTGTATGGGTAG
- a CDS encoding DUF4125 family protein, giving the protein MAKDKRTQLIEQIIKLELDMFLAVNNRGGTSLCQERPESFRIMRNMTHSVLPYEYLESYLADLEQAVIDKRNLMTEKYALMEGLIPKQNNSPAITEIVSMESEWRKEVAAQFPRSVHPDGHQSFCLYLGSELQTYSPKTLDIYLAYAQSVQEKHGNLVRERYEILMRMLGYESLTHCEESIAKPVK; this is encoded by the coding sequence ATGGCCAAAGATAAACGTACCCAACTCATCGAACAGATTATTAAGCTGGAACTGGATATGTTCCTTGCCGTTAACAACCGTGGCGGCACCTCACTTTGTCAGGAACGTCCGGAATCATTTCGCATAATGCGCAATATGACCCACTCGGTCCTCCCGTATGAGTACCTTGAATCCTATCTTGCGGACCTTGAGCAAGCCGTAATCGACAAACGCAATCTCATGACCGAGAAATATGCGCTCATGGAAGGTCTCATCCCGAAACAGAACAACTCCCCGGCAATTACCGAAATCGTATCTATGGAAAGTGAGTGGCGCAAAGAAGTTGCCGCCCAGTTCCCTCGTTCAGTGCATCCTGACGGTCACCAGTCATTCTGCCTATATCTCGGCAGCGAACTGCAGACCTATTCCCCCAAAACCTTGGATATATATCTTGCCTACGCCCAGTCCGTGCAGGAAAAACACGGTAACCTCGTGCGCGAAAGATACGAAATACTTATGAGAATGCTGGGTTACGAATCCCTGACCCATTGTGAAGAATCCATAGCCAAGCCCGTAAAGTAA
- a CDS encoding sulfite exporter TauE/SafE family protein has product MFDSPHTLVFLLWLIGGFVSGVSGIGGAMVAVPAAAMFIPMQELVPLACLLNVIMDGSIAAMHFRHCRWPALKPLLVGSVPGAFAGLYILTFVSSSILQGAVGALLIYYVYWQLTFKVEKTHPESWSRGSAAGFGASLLGTAISFDGPPIGAYGLYVGWQPRVFLGTLGVFFVIRATFTCVLQAGAGLITPTVIDYAIYGAPATLIGTMLSFPVIKHINQDLFRKVLMTVIALAGVVCLIRSFL; this is encoded by the coding sequence ATGTTTGATTCACCCCACACCCTTGTATTCCTGCTCTGGCTGATCGGCGGATTTGTATCCGGGGTCAGCGGTATCGGCGGGGCCATGGTCGCTGTTCCGGCAGCGGCCATGTTCATTCCCATGCAGGAGCTGGTGCCTCTTGCCTGCCTGCTGAACGTAATCATGGACGGATCCATCGCTGCCATGCATTTCCGTCATTGCCGTTGGCCTGCACTCAAACCGCTTTTGGTCGGGTCCGTTCCCGGAGCCTTTGCCGGACTGTATATCCTGACCTTCGTTTCCAGCTCCATCCTGCAAGGAGCCGTTGGTGCGCTGCTCATCTACTATGTGTACTGGCAGCTGACCTTCAAGGTCGAGAAAACTCACCCGGAATCATGGTCGCGAGGCAGTGCCGCCGGATTCGGGGCCAGTCTGCTCGGCACCGCCATATCCTTTGACGGGCCGCCCATCGGAGCCTACGGACTCTACGTTGGCTGGCAGCCGCGCGTTTTCCTCGGCACCCTCGGCGTATTCTTCGTAATCAGGGCCACCTTTACCTGCGTACTCCAAGCCGGGGCCGGACTGATCACACCCACGGTAATCGATTACGCCATCTACGGAGCACCGGCTACGCTCATCGGAACCATGCTGTCCTTTCCGGTAATCAAGCACATCAATCAGGACCTGTTCCGCAAAGTGCTCATGACCGTAATCGCTTTAGCGGGTGTAGTTTGTTTAATCAGATCCTTTCTGTAA
- a CDS encoding sigma-54 interaction domain-containing protein, with amino-acid sequence MYFSKDKFFNVSRRSMLTPEMTAIWDDLGLGVAVVNAEGYCEYMNPIQRRADGFNRIHVEGQHITKLYVPHELDCIPTVECLRKSEPILRKSYLYKTTNNYLAGTVSDFFPLYDQGRKDGVITFTLWTGSVPLGGSNKRSRKAASRDKDYTYYTFDSLVGEDDSLREVLAEARTAAKSSSHVMIWGESGTGKEVFAQAIHMESDRREKPFIAENCAAIPENLLEAILFGTSKGAYTDAPDKPGLFEEANGGTLLLDELNSMPLGLQAKLLRVLQEKRVRRLGSQKEIPVDVRVISILNEAPLNAVSEGILRSDLFYRLAVVGLAIPPLRERKEDLAVLIRSFIARSEQTISPGLIGVEPDVVQMFLDYDWPGNVRELLHVIEGSLALLGSRTSIGVDNLPRHFREACAKSFMPTAPHSEVAAPQQVNDSMLGKNFFDYNMIKRNSVVPLKSCVQQYETECIRNVLKVTGGNVAKAARIMQITGAGLRYKIQQLGIEDDY; translated from the coding sequence ATGTATTTTAGCAAGGACAAGTTTTTTAATGTCAGCCGCCGGAGTATGCTCACTCCTGAGATGACGGCCATCTGGGATGATCTGGGGCTTGGCGTGGCGGTTGTGAATGCAGAAGGTTACTGCGAGTATATGAATCCCATCCAGCGCAGGGCGGACGGATTTAATCGAATCCATGTGGAAGGGCAGCATATTACCAAGCTTTACGTGCCCCATGAATTGGATTGCATTCCAACTGTGGAATGTCTGCGCAAGAGTGAACCCATCCTGCGCAAAAGCTATCTCTACAAGACCACCAATAATTACCTTGCCGGTACTGTTTCCGATTTCTTTCCTCTCTATGATCAGGGGCGCAAGGACGGGGTTATTACCTTTACTCTTTGGACCGGTTCCGTACCTTTGGGCGGTAGCAATAAAAGATCTCGCAAGGCTGCATCCCGCGATAAAGATTACACCTATTATACCTTTGACTCCCTTGTCGGTGAGGATGATTCCCTGCGTGAAGTACTGGCCGAGGCCCGCACTGCTGCCAAGTCTTCTTCTCATGTCATGATCTGGGGTGAGAGCGGCACCGGTAAGGAAGTTTTTGCACAGGCCATCCACATGGAGAGTGATCGCCGCGAGAAGCCTTTCATTGCCGAGAACTGCGCAGCCATCCCTGAAAACCTGCTCGAAGCAATCCTTTTCGGTACCTCAAAAGGTGCTTACACCGATGCCCCTGACAAACCCGGTCTGTTTGAGGAAGCCAACGGCGGGACTTTGCTGCTTGATGAGCTTAATTCCATGCCTCTGGGCTTACAGGCCAAGCTTTTGCGTGTCTTGCAGGAAAAGCGTGTGCGCAGGCTCGGTTCGCAAAAGGAAATCCCCGTGGATGTGCGGGTAATCAGCATTCTTAACGAAGCACCTCTCAATGCTGTAAGTGAAGGCATTCTGCGCAGTGACCTTTTTTATCGTCTGGCTGTGGTTGGTCTTGCTATTCCTCCATTGCGGGAGCGCAAGGAAGATCTGGCTGTGCTTATCCGCTCTTTCATTGCCCGTTCGGAGCAGACAATTTCCCCCGGTTTGATCGGGGTAGAGCCGGACGTGGTGCAGATGTTTCTTGATTATGATTGGCCCGGTAACGTGCGTGAATTATTGCATGTTATTGAGGGTAGTCTGGCTTTGCTGGGCAGTCGCACTTCCATTGGCGTGGATAATCTGCCCCGTCATTTTCGTGAAGCTTGCGCGAAATCATTCATGCCAACTGCTCCGCATTCTGAAGTGGCGGCTCCGCAGCAGGTTAATGATTCTATGCTTGGAAAGAATTTTTTTGATTACAATATGATCAAGCGCAACAGCGTGGTGCCGCTCAAAAGCTGTGTGCAGCAGTATGAGACCGAGTGCATCAGGAATGTGCTTAAAGTAACGGGCGGTAATGTTGCCAAGGCCGCCCGGATTATGCAGATAACCGGAGCCGGTTTGCGCTACAAGATTCAGCAGCTTGGAATCGAGGACGATTATTAG